The following are encoded in a window of Pseudomonas multiresinivorans genomic DNA:
- the lon gene encoding endopeptidase La, whose protein sequence is MKTLVELPLLPLRDVVVYPHMVIPLFVGREKSIEALEAAMTGDKQILLLAQKNPADDDPGADGLYRMGTVATVLQLLKLPDGTVKVLVEGEQRGQVERFIDEEAYCRAEVSIIDEVSVGERESEVFTRSLLSQFEQYVQLGKKVPAEVLSSLNSIDEPGRLVDTMAAHMALKIEQKQEILEITELSARVEHVLAMLDAEIDLLQVEKRIRGRVKKQMERSQREYYLNEQMKAIQKELGDIDEGHNEVEELKKRIDAAGLTKEALAKATAELNKLKQMSPMSAEATVVRSYIDWLVNVPWKAESKVRHDLDKAEDILDADHYGLEEVKERILEYLAVQKRVKKLKGPVLCLVGPPGVGKTSLAESIARATNRKFVRMALGGVRDEAEIRGHRRTYIGSMPGRLIQKMTKVGVRNPLFLLDEIDKMGSDMRGDPASALLEVLDPEQNHNFNDHYLEVDYDLSDVMFLCTANSMNIPAALLDRMEVIRLPGYTEDEKINIASKYLVPKQTAANGLKKGELVFEEAATRDIIRYYTREAGVRSLERQIAKVCRKAVKDGGKSKRIDAVVTPDSLENYLGVRKFRYGLAEQQDQIGQVTGLAWTQVGGELLTIESAMVPGKGALIKTGSLGDVMAESITAALTVVRSRSKSLGIASDFHEKHDIHIHVPEGATPKDGPSAGIGMCTALVSAITQIPVRADVAMTGEITLRGQVLAIGGLKEKLLAAHRGGIKTVIIPEENVRDLREIPDNIKADLVIKPVKWIDEVLQIALQYAPEPLPDAAPEMVAKDEKRESDSKERISTH, encoded by the coding sequence ATGAAAACACTCGTCGAGTTGCCCCTGCTGCCCCTGCGTGACGTAGTGGTGTATCCGCACATGGTCATCCCGCTGTTCGTGGGACGTGAGAAATCCATCGAGGCCCTCGAGGCCGCCATGACCGGCGACAAACAAATCCTGTTACTGGCGCAGAAGAACCCGGCTGACGATGATCCGGGTGCAGACGGCCTGTACCGCATGGGCACCGTGGCCACCGTCCTGCAGCTGCTGAAGCTGCCCGATGGCACCGTCAAGGTGCTGGTCGAAGGCGAGCAGCGCGGCCAGGTAGAGCGCTTCATCGATGAGGAAGCCTACTGCCGCGCCGAGGTTTCGATCATTGACGAGGTTTCCGTCGGCGAGCGTGAGTCCGAAGTCTTCACGCGCAGCCTGCTCAGCCAGTTCGAACAGTACGTGCAACTGGGCAAGAAAGTGCCCGCCGAGGTCCTGTCCTCGCTCAACAGCATCGACGAGCCCGGTCGCCTGGTGGACACCATGGCCGCGCACATGGCGCTGAAGATCGAGCAGAAGCAGGAAATCCTCGAGATCACCGAGCTGTCCGCCCGCGTCGAACACGTGCTGGCCATGCTGGACGCCGAGATCGACCTGCTGCAGGTCGAGAAGCGCATCCGTGGCCGCGTGAAGAAGCAGATGGAGCGTAGCCAGCGCGAGTACTACCTCAACGAGCAGATGAAGGCCATCCAGAAAGAGCTGGGTGACATCGACGAGGGCCACAACGAAGTCGAGGAGCTGAAGAAGCGCATCGATGCCGCTGGTCTGACCAAGGAAGCCCTGGCCAAGGCCACTGCCGAGCTGAACAAGCTCAAGCAGATGTCGCCGATGTCCGCCGAAGCGACCGTGGTGCGTTCCTACATCGACTGGCTGGTGAATGTGCCGTGGAAGGCCGAGAGCAAGGTGCGCCACGACCTGGACAAGGCCGAGGACATCCTCGACGCGGACCACTACGGCCTGGAAGAGGTCAAGGAGCGCATCCTCGAGTATCTCGCCGTACAGAAGCGCGTGAAGAAGCTGAAAGGCCCGGTGCTCTGCCTGGTCGGCCCGCCCGGCGTGGGCAAGACCTCTCTGGCCGAGTCCATCGCCCGTGCGACCAATCGCAAGTTCGTGCGCATGGCCCTGGGGGGCGTGCGTGACGAGGCCGAGATTCGCGGTCACCGCCGTACCTACATCGGTTCCATGCCCGGTCGTCTGATTCAGAAAATGACCAAGGTCGGCGTGCGCAACCCGCTGTTCCTGCTGGACGAGATCGACAAGATGGGCAGCGACATGCGTGGCGACCCCGCGTCGGCGCTGCTGGAAGTGCTCGATCCGGAGCAGAACCACAATTTCAACGACCACTACCTCGAAGTCGACTACGACCTCTCCGACGTGATGTTCCTCTGCACGGCAAACTCCATGAACATTCCGGCAGCGTTGCTGGACCGCATGGAAGTCATCCGTCTGCCGGGTTACACCGAGGACGAGAAGATCAACATCGCTTCGAAATATCTTGTACCGAAACAGACTGCGGCCAATGGTCTCAAGAAGGGCGAGCTGGTCTTCGAGGAAGCGGCTACCCGCGACATCATCCGCTATTACACCCGCGAAGCCGGCGTGCGGAGCCTGGAACGCCAGATTGCCAAGGTCTGCCGCAAGGCAGTCAAGGATGGCGGCAAGTCCAAGCGCATCGACGCCGTGGTGACTCCCGATTCGCTCGAGAACTATCTGGGTGTGCGCAAGTTCCGCTACGGCCTGGCCGAGCAGCAGGACCAGATCGGTCAGGTGACCGGCCTTGCCTGGACTCAGGTGGGCGGCGAATTGCTGACTATCGAATCGGCCATGGTCCCCGGCAAGGGCGCGCTGATCAAGACCGGCTCGCTGGGTGACGTCATGGCGGAGTCCATCACCGCCGCGCTGACCGTGGTTCGTAGTCGTTCGAAGAGCCTGGGCATCGCCTCGGACTTCCACGAGAAGCACGATATCCACATCCACGTGCCGGAAGGCGCGACCCCCAAGGACGGCCCTAGCGCGGGCATCGGCATGTGCACGGCGCTGGTCTCGGCGATCACCCAGATTCCCGTTCGCGCCGACGTTGCCATGACCGGCGAAATCACCCTGCGGGGTCAGGTGCTGGCCATTGGTGGCCTGAAGGAAAAACTTCTGGCTGCGCACCGGGGTGGAATCAAGACTGTGATCATTCCCGAGGAAAACGTGCGGGACCTTAGGGAAATTCCGGATAATATTAAGGCCGATCTCGTTATTAAACCGGTTAAATGGATTGACGAGGTCCTGCAAATTGCGCTGCAATACGCCCCGGAGCCCTTGCCCGATGCGGCTCCCGAGATGGTTGCAAAGGATGAGAAGCGCGAGTCTGATTCCAAGGAGCGAATCAGCACGCATTAG
- the hupB gene encoding nucleoid-associated protein HU-beta — MNKSELIDAIAASADIPKAVAGRALDAVIESVTGALKAGDSVVLVGFGTFAVKERAARTGRNPQTGKPIKIAAAKIPGFKAGKALKDAVN; from the coding sequence GTGAACAAGTCGGAACTGATCGATGCTATCGCCGCATCTGCTGATATCCCGAAAGCTGTTGCCGGTCGCGCTCTGGACGCGGTGATCGAGTCCGTAACTGGCGCCCTGAAGGCTGGTGACTCCGTCGTACTGGTAGGCTTCGGTACCTTCGCTGTCAAAGAGCGTGCTGCTCGCACCGGTCGCAACCCGCAAACCGGCAAGCCGATCAAGATCGCTGCTGCTAAGATCCCGGGCTTCAAGGCCGGTAAAGCCCTCAAGGACGCTGTCAACTAA